Genomic segment of Myxococcales bacterium:
TTCACCGCATCATCCGAGTCAGTAATTCCTCCAATTCCGCAGATCGCAATCTTCACGGCCTGAGAGGCCTGCCAAACCATTCTCAGGGCGATTGGCAAAATCGCAGGACCGGAAAAGCCCCCGAGGATGTTCTTGAGAACCGGCTTGCGTGTGCGTACGTCGACATCCATCGCCTGGACGGCGTTGATCAAGCTGATCCCGTCCGCCCCTTCGGCCTCACAGACCACCGCCATCTCCGCAATGCTCGTGACGTTGGGCGAGAGCTTGATCAGCAGCGGCGCGTCGGTGGCCCGGCGCACAGTCCGCACCAGCTCGG
This window contains:
- a CDS encoding dihydroorotate dehydrogenase, giving the protein ELVRTVRRATDAPLLIKLSPNVTSIAEMAVVCEAEGADGISLINAVQAMDVDVRTRKPVLKNILGGFSGPAILPIALRMVWQASQAVKIAICGIGGITDSDDAVKFLLCGATAIQVGTANYSNPMAAAEIAEGIENYALKEGFTRTADLTGALQI